The Schistocerca gregaria isolate iqSchGreg1 chromosome 2, iqSchGreg1.2, whole genome shotgun sequence genome contains the following window.
AGAGACGTCACGAAATGGACACGTAGACAATCTATACAAATCGCAAAATACAGTACCCTGTGTTTTATCGTACATTACTGATTTTATAACGTACAGGGTCCTGTCGTTTGCGATTTTTACGATACAAGTCGACAGAGCATCTGGCTGTATGTTCCTTCAGGGTAGTTAAAAGAATGCACAAGGGGGAAGTTAGATAAGTAGATTTAGGGATATAAATTCGAAAAACACTGAGACTCGTATATTTTTTTCAACAAGGAAGCTAAATTCTAATTTTCATGGGTTTCATTTTAAAaacgctttcataatgaaatattcacataaaaaaattcatccCCTATTTCAATACTTCGTGGCTGAATGTCCAGAAACTTTATAACATGCATAACTTTTACATTACGAACCAAGAAGTGAAATAAAAGTTTAATACATGTAGTTTTAAAATAGGATTAGTAATATTTTaatagtgatttattttcaaaataaaacgtCAACCAGCATTTTACCCCCCTATTGagggaattttcaaaaatatgtatgGATTTTTACATTTCTGATCGAGGAACtaaaggatattttgaacattgccTTAAcagcgaaatattttcaaaaaccttccaTTTATTATTTTATCCGTTTatcgttggaatttcgaaaaatcttcaCTTTCTTGTATTATTGTTATCATACTGACATCCAACGTCCACTAACTATCGGTGGATAGACGTCGCTATTGGTAAAGTAATATCGCTACGAAACATTCTGCCCAATTTATGGAGCAGTGTTATGACAGCTTGTGAATACAGACGTACGTATGTGCGTCATTCTAGTCTAGGATAACGGCTTCTCCTCTTCCAGACGTCCGTGTGGGCCAGGGACCACCTGAACGAGGGCCTGTTCGTGTACGCACTCAACGTGGCCAAGCTGCACCGAGAGGACCTCTTCGACGTGGTCCTGCCCCCCTTCTACGAGCTGTACCCGCAGCTGTACGTCAGCCCTGAGGTCATCAAGGAGGCCTGGGAAGCCGCCCTGCAAGGTACCATCAACAATTTGGAGCCGTTAATTACTTTGTATGCCAACACCTCGTACGGTACGAGCTTTTCTGGTCATATTAGTCACGTCTCTATTCAGAGATATGCCGCTTACAAATTCCGGCATTCCCATCATCATTAGCATTTATTATTTTTCATACCGAACGTCGTAATTGTgagtaaagaaaaataattattaattcttGGACTTAGACACTGTCCTAGTCAATTTAAATTTCATGGGTATAGCTGATACAAATACATAAAAAGGTAACCACGTGCTCCTCTGACGGAAGAGTCTGCTATTTCCGCTTCGCTGTAATTATATTTGATGTAACTACTCCTTGCTGTCACTAGGAAGCCTTCTAAGAGGTCCACAACTATTTTGCTCTTCCTTGTTGTGTATGTAATGAACATAATACGTAACCATCTGCCCTGAAGCTATACTAATTGCACACGGTACATACAATGAGCAACTATGTACTCTATGCACCCTCTTGCAGTAATTGCAGATGCACTTTCCCCCTGTTTAGCAACGCCGTCCAGAACTCCAGGCTCATACCACACAATAATAATTTCCATTACCTGTACAACAAACACTGGGCATAGGTTAATAGGCTGTTTACTGATAAATATATATACAAGGCATCAGTTAGTTGCTGTACTATTACTTAAGGTTTTTCAAATGCTTCTTTGCAGTCGCATATTTGCAGCCACATTTGAAAGACCTGGCGTAACAAGGCAGTATTTATTACTATAGATTTCCAGCTGTTGAGTATATAGTAGCGGAACCTGCACCAGTCTCTTTTAATCTAAGATTTACTTCTCATAGTTTGTCGAGTGACAAGTATTAAGAAAATAATTTAACTGCAACGAAAGCGTATTATCAGTTAGGTTCCGTATTAATGTACTGACACAAATAGTTATAGACCGATTTGTTCACCAAATGGATTACCACGAATTGCTTTTCAGCTCTATCATTAGTTAACTATTATATCTAACATTTCATACCAACGTGGACGATGTGGATTGTTTCAGAAATCTTATCAGGGTTATTACTACCAAAGAAAATGGCCCCTCCTGTTTGTTCTACCCAGAAACATCTTAATTCTTGATGTGTAGCATACTGAAAGTCCTACAGCTCTAACATGTATCTCGTCTCTCTTACTATTTGCGAAGACGATTACGTTCTTCAGCATTGTTTAGTTGTCAGTGAATTGACTGTGGGCTCTATAAGAGACATTTGTAAGTCAGTATCATGATTCACATTATTTTAACACAACCGATGGTGCAGATCTCTCCTTTCTAACTACCGTCCGGGTCTGTTTTGGCATTTGTGATCAAACGGTGGAAAACGATCCGGCAAGATATGCTGAGAAATACATGTTTCTACCTTTCAAAGCTGACCGTATCTTCATTTTGCTGCAGTCAAAGTTTCACCATACTGGTGATATTAGACGATTCTGGGTCGAATTAGGTTGTGTGTTGTGCTGTGAATTTGTTAAGCAGGGAGCAGCCACAAGAATCACATTATTTGCACAAATGCTGTGGTAGCAGCCAACGTAAAAATAAACACTCTTGTAATTAATGCTCAAATttactaaaaataaataataaagcacTAATCGCATACTATATAATGACGTTGACTTCACTGCTGTTCGAAGATTCTTCCACTTAAAATCAAGGCAGCATTAGCTATCGTTTCTTGTTTCTTCGACATTCAACCTCATCATTAAAAATCTTTAGGCAAGTGTTACTGCAAACTTTTTGTAGGGTATATCAAATTTGCTTTCAATAAAATGAACTTTTACGTTGTATTACACGTCAAAGAGACCATTGAAAATGGAACACAAGATGAAATTTGAAAAAGGCGGTGGTAAGAATTCCGCTTCAACTAAAATTTGTTAGCTGATGCGCCAACTTATTCTGTGCTTGTTACTAGTAACTATTGCACGCGCGTAAATGCGATATTTCACAGATTTTATACATCGGTCTTTACCCTGTAGCACAAATGTTTGAAGTTGAACTCTGTTACACTCTCAGACAGTGGTGTTTGTTAGCAATGCCTCCAACCCGAAGTTCTGTCATGGCCGATAGCGACTTCGGTTATAAATGTAGCTTCTGGCCATACGTGGAAATAGACGGAAGAATTCTTCGAATGCAATAGGTACGTGTATATTAGTTCAGTTAGGTACTTGCAGAAGATTCGTCTACGGGAACTCGGAGCAGAATCGGACAGCGAGGTACAAGTTTACGCTGTTTTCTTGACGTGAGAAAGCTGCCAGCAATCATAGACATATGCAGCTAAATCTCTGAATAGAGGGGAAAACGCATCAGCCATTTTGACGTGGTTTGGAGAGCGACTTGTAAGTAAATGGTTGTACCCCACGTTTCCAGCTGTGTTTTTATAAATATTTCTAAATTTCGACACAAGGTAAGCCGTTCATTCCTAATTGTACGGCCTTAAATTATTTGTAATGTTAAAGTGCATGTCATTCGTTGCCCGTCAGTTGCACAATACGTTTAAATCCGTCTGATTTGATACTCCTTAAAAGTTGTTAACCTGAAATGTGCCGTTGGGGGTGAATGGGACATGGGCGAATGGGATAGTGTCTCGTTCTGCCCCTCTTGCTTTTCCACATGTTACTGCTAGACACCCAAAGATTATTAAATCGATGGATATGTCCGTTTCAGCCATCGTTTTATCATGTGAAATACAGGTTTCAAACACATCTCAGAAATTTAACATATCCAAATCAATGTTGGAAAGGTACATTCGTAAAACTAAGAATAATCCCAACTATCGAATTGGCAAATCAGATGAGaaattcaaaaatatgttcaaTACAGAACAAAAAGTCGAAATGGTAGCACACCTGTAATCAATTGAGATCACAACTCTTAGTCCAGTCGTGAAACATCTCATTGTCAGATCATCAGCCTATCAGCTAGCACAAGAAATGGCTTAACACAAGGATTTGACAAAGGGACTTGTGTCGCTGAACAGGACTGCGTTATAGGATTTACTACTAGACATCCTATGTTGCCTATTCGAAAGCCAAGAACTGGTGTACAAGCCACAGGATTTAGTAAAGTAACATAAACGTTAACTtggtaataaatattaaaaataactgcacatttttcaaaatgaaattttcatataATCATATTGGTAACGATTACGTTAAAGTTCATTAAATCCCTTTGTGTCTTACATCTCAAGCGACTTCACAAAGAATTTCAACCTTTatgcaataatttcagaaaaagggcCTTATCTCACTCTGCTCCATGGGTGCGGCAGGACGGGAAATATGCAaacttttctttgaaaaaaaaaaaacaacataacatACAACTTTAACAGATTGTCGAGTAACCTTAAGAAATATTTTCTTGTGCTTCTTTATTTTACTAACGTGGTTAAAAGTTAGGTATCGCGTTCCACCCCGAATTCCGTTACATAAATAGTAACGAGACGTTTTTGGCTTTGGTATCGATTGTACAAAAGTTTTTGCTTACTGTCTTATTTCTGTTAATATCAAAGAAGATTCGTCATTGTATGCCTATTAAATACCTCAGAGAACTTCTTTTAATACAGTTCGAACAACAAGTTAAGGGCGTTGAAGCAGTCACATTACACACTGAAATGTATGTTTCCTTATCTGTCAGGTTATTATTTTTGCAAAGACACCAAAGATTCCTGATACCCCTGCGCTTCATTTCAGAGAAAATGCTTCTATAACTGTCGAGACATAACCTCGAAATGTTTTGCGAGTTCCTGCATATGACAGTCATATTCACGTATTTATTCGATCCTTACCCGGACAACTGCATTAATTTGTATGACAACAGCAGCTGTAAAGTCCAGAGCTGCCGGAGGCACAGTAACTGTAGAACTACCTCTCAGTTACAGTGTCGCATTCACGTAAATTATTTGTATTTCCGAAGCTAGGTGTGCTACCAAGATTCCTTTCCATGGCCCTCTAGAGAGCAATATTCAGAATCGTAATGCATTAGCTGCTGCACACAGGTACTAATTATTCATTTCTCACTATTCGTAACGAATAATTTATTTTCACCATCTAAACTAAACAATTGCCTATTAGCCACCAGATATCCAGTCAAGAGCTTCTTACTGCAGTACAATGGGCAACATTTCTTTACCAGTATCAAACATGGATCACTGAGGAAAAAATTTGTGAGGACATACGTTTGAAGCGTAGCATTATATGACAGTGAGACACGGATTGTgggaaaccgcaacagaagagaatagaaaaaaaTTGGTATGTGTTGatgcagaagaattttgaaaattaggtgaactgataagataaggaatgaggaggttccccgcagaatcggcgatggaagaaatactggaaaacactgacaagaagaaagaacaggataatagatctgttaagacatgagggaataactttccTGGTACTAAAGGGGACTGTAGAGGttaaaactccagaggaagacggaAACTGGGATACATCAGCGAAACAGTAAGgaagtaggttggaagtgctactctgagatgaaaagtctggtacaggagaggaactcgtgacgggccgcattaaaccgcttagaagactgatgacaataaaaaagaatgaaaaaaataaaaacgctaCTTTTCTGCTGAGAACACAATATTCCCGGATGCCTTTTATACTATCGAGTTCGCCTCTGGTGACACAAGTGGCCAATTCGACATTATATAGGGGTGTCTGCGTacgtctgatcagatagtgtaggtaGAGCGGTATCTTTCCTTTTAGCCGATACTCTATCGAGTGCCTGTTATTGCTGCATCGAGGAAATACaatctgcagaatgagatttttactctgcagtggagtgtacgctgatatgaaactttctggcagattaaaattgtcccccggaccgcgactcgaactcgggacctttagcttcagcgtgcaagtgctctaccaaagtctgaaggcaggagatgaggtactggcggaattgaagctatgaggacggatcatgagtcgtgcttgggtaactcagttcgtggagcacttgcccgcgaaaggcaaaggtgccgaattcgagtctcggttcggcacacagtttaaatctgttaggaagtttcatatacgATCTGGTTCTCGAGAGCGAGGAGTGTTCGCATTGGAGGAGAGGAGGCCGTGAAGTGAATCTGTACAGTACAGTCCTAAAAACGAGAATGGTCGTATGAAACGCTTGTATTACCTTAAATGATGACCTAGGTGATGTTTTATATTTGGACGACGTCAAGTGTATCATGATTTCGAAGTACCCAAAATGTTACGGACTGACAGAGTTTCACTGAATATAATCTGAGTTTTCACCCAGTTGCGTGCCTGAAAAGGCAATAACTTGAGCGTTGAGCAAGCTTAGGACATTTACTACAAAATTTTCCAACGTCGACTGATTTTTTCGGGATGCAGAACTTGCAGTAATTATATTGACAGAACTGATAAACTTCTTTGTCTGATAAGGAATGTTCCACATGATAAGACAGAGTTACGATTACTACACTGCATGTATGTGACTAGCCTCTAACAGGAATAATTAGCTTATACCGTGTGGATATAAGTGAAGTGCATTTACTGAGGgccagtgtgtgctgtaattatcgttTGGCAGCGCAACTTCGTAAATATCTTAGTGCGTTAATGGGGACCCGATTTTCGGTGTAAAAAAATTTGCTCCAATTTTGCCAagtaggtgcaaatctggcgctgtacgccATCTCTCGTCGACCTCTccagtgctcacattgaacaccAGTGTATGCAGCAGTTGATGATAATGTTAAAGCCGTGCCTCTCTCCCTTCTTTGTCCTGTTCATAATCCATTacaaatggaaacatttctatacgtctgtcTTTCATTCACAGCGCAATGTTTCCGCCTAgtggctaaaattggaactaactttttttcagcgtaaatcggttccacactaaagcgttagaatatctaccaagtttcgctgccatatgataattacagtccatattggacctctatgagtagctgcactttaattataaccactcactACAAGTTAATTGTTCCTgtcactttaattataacaacgCGGTAGCTACAGAGACGACACATCGTTCATTGAGGAACTTCTCACAATTCATCTGGATGATAAGATACTTATGATGTCTTGAAAAGTTCCCGAATTATCTCATGTCAACAGCTTAGCAGACTATTTCATTTGTTTCATACAATTAAATACCAACAGTACTATGGCAATGTGGTTGCTAAGTGTAGCTAACCAACTCCACTGTGTTAATTCCAACAGGGAAGGCCTTCAACAAAGAGAACCCTTACGTGATCCGCGTCAACTACAGCGGGCAGCCGTTCGCTCGCAACGCCGATGAGCTGGTCTCGTACTATGCTGAGGACGTGGGCCTCAACGCCTACCTGGACTTCATGCACTACCGCTACCCCTTCTGGGCCAAGATGAACGAGTACAACCAGGCCAACTACACCCGCCGCGGAGACCACTTCTACTACGGCATCAAGGCCATCGTCGGCAGGTACAACCTGGAGAGGCTGTCGAACCACCTCCCAGACGTAGAGCCCATCGACTACACGAAGCCCATCAACGGAGTCGTCCCTCAGGGTCCCATTGTGCAGTACCTCAGCACGCTGGAGAAGAGGCTTCGTGAAGCCATCGATGCAGGATTTGTATTTGACGTAAGTCCAAAGACAGAACCTTTATTTGATATGTTGGACTGTACGTTCCAGCGGTGTGTAAAACATTTTCTCTCTTCAGAGCAACTTCACAAGATACTCACTGAATGACCCTCTCAGCATTGAGATCGTTGGAAGAATTGTGGAAGGAAATGCCGACTCCATGAACAAGGACTACTACGGCTCGTTCTACAGGAGCCTCCTGTCTCTCGCTGCCGGTCCGGACGTAAGTGCTGGCTTAATTTCTGACAGTATTCTGTAGAATGTCAAGCTCCGAGTCAGTACCTGTATCCTtaaggtgatttttttttccagagcGTCACCCCAGCCTCTTCCTTCAGCAACCCTGCATTCTACAAAGTTGCTGCGCGCGTCGCATCAATCCTCGATCAGTTTAAGGACAGGCTGGGACCATACTCAAGGGACGAGGTAAAAACAATaggagacaggagagagctgtttgtaaatatttcactggGTTTTTGACCCAAGACAAGACTATTTCAGCAACCATATCAAAATAGAACTATTTACCATAAAGAAGAAGTACGATACCCCATTTCTAAAGCAATAATTTGCACCTAATGTACTTGGGTCTGATGCTGTCAAACGGCTCCTAATTTTTCTTATTAGTTACATATCTGTAGACGATTAAAGATAGAGAAACGTAAAAACAGTAAATCGGCAGTCAGCCACAAAACTTGTTTACACaaacacatttccaacatttttggcaACAATTGatttttattaaaagtattttGCACTAGAATTAAAACAGGCTGGTGGCTTCGTAATACATTAGTTCCTGCCTTTGAATATTGTTCCCAAAGCAAATAAATACTGAGGTGGAACTGGATCAACATACTTCATATTGTTTCTGCAAACATGGCCAGTTCAACTGAACATTTAGAATGATGGTATTTGGTGACCTCTAAGTTTCTAGTGAAACTAAAACATCCTTTGTGAAGAAAGATTTATAGCCGATTTGTGAGTTCTAGGCAAAATGCTCATAAACGCAAATGCCAGATAGACATACTGGTACTACATTTGTATGTAATGTTACAATTCTACGAACTACATCACACAGGAGGGAATAGTAAAGAATTTCCTTGCTGATGCTTAGCGGAAAACTGAGACAGTAGTTTTGACTGAAATTTTAAGACACGAGAAGTATGTTCCCCAAAAAATGTAAACCACGCAATGTAGTGGCATATCGATGTCTTAGGACAGTTTTCATTATATGCCATAAATTTATTCCGGCAGGAAATCTTTTTTCTCCTTCACATCGGCTGCCCATAAGACCATAACATATGGATAAGATAAGTTTGTAGGACTTGGATCCAATTTCAGTTATCGAATTATGATATCAAAATAAATTTCCTATATTCCAGTATACATATCATTTTATTCATAACGGTTCTACTTTTTATAATGCTAAAGTAGAAAGAGAAAAATGAATATTCATACATGGCGATTAAGAAAATCATGTCCCATAAGACAATTAGGGTGAACCAAAACTTCTCGACAAATTTGAAAGGTGGTAGTATAGGTTATAAGAAGAAGAATgtgtttggtaagtaatagctctgAAGTGCACAGACTACCTTACGAGTTTTGACAACTGTGAAACATTTCTCATCTActgaaaaagtgttaatatttcTTAAGGTATGAACTTAGAGCTGTTGTTTACTCactttttctcaggtttttgtgcatactaccacctctggaagATTGCCAGTGGAGTTCTGGATCACCCCATTTATCTTCTCGGACGTGACTTTTAACCACATGGTGTTCCTCTTAGACTGTACATCCTATTATGTGAAAAGTCAGTGTTTCAGTTTAAGTTAATTTGCTGGGTGGAGCAGCACGTCTGAAGAACATCGAAAAAATGGGCAGTGCATGCCTCCAGAGAAGCAGACCTTGTAATTCGTTTCACGTGATGCCTCCCtttccagctgctgctgcctgGAGTGAAAGTCGAGAGCCTGACCGTCGACAAGCTGGTGACTTACTTCGACGACTACGATTTCGAGCTGAATAACGCTATTCCGGTCGGAAGCGTGGAGGAAGGCGCCAAGCTGAATGTGGTGGCCCGCACGCAGCGGCTGACACACAAGCCGTTCAACTACCACATCAAGGTCACCAGCGACAAGGACATCGACGTGTTCGTGCGCTTCTTCTTCGGCCCCCGCTACGACGTCTACGGCAAGGAGCTGACCCCCAACGAGAAGAGGCACAACATGCTCTACACTGACTCATTCGTCTTCAAACGTAAGTCTACTTAATATTCTTGTGTTTGTCAGATGTTCAACAGAAGCAGCAGTTATCGAAACGAAATCACTTAGCTATATTCCGCAGGTAAATTGTCACGTAATACACGAAGTGCGTCCTTGAATACGGGCAAGGTATAACGATTACTTCGAATTTTAGTACATGTTATGACTGATTTATACCATTCGAAATTCTTCTTATACTGGTGTTGCTAACATTTAGGAACAAAAGTTAAATTTTCCTACGAAAATAGAAACTTTAACATAAATAACTGCAAGCACATTCATCACGAACGAAAATTTTTACAACAGAAAGCGTATCTACACGGATCTTCTGATAAATTTAATACAGTCAGATAATTCAAACCGGTATTCATATGACAATAATACTGCGTTTAATGGCTACCATATTGTAATTTATTACTGGAAAGTTGTGTCTTTAAGTAGATGCTGCTCAGGCAGGGAAGCAGTTGTTCGTGGAATCTTCTCTTGGAGAAAACGTGTATCATTAGCGCGTTGTATTTCATTTTAATCTCTTGACAGCTTCAGTTTGTTGAGCTATACATAAGGCAAGATTAGTGCCGAATGCCATTTCCGTTATTCCGTAAAATAACAGTGCCACCTCTCTGATTTTAACAATAGCGCGTTTATTGTTTAGTATTTAAAATTAGTATGTAAACAGTTGAACGGCAGTCACATGAACATCCCCCTGAGATTACGCACAAAAATGTTATTCAAGAGTTATGTGGCTTAAAATGGATTCAGTAGGATCTTCGGTATTCTACAGGCCATCAAGTAGTTCTAGGATTTCACAGAAATAACGCTTGGTTACATAGTGTTAGACAGTCAGCCTAACATTTATTGTAATCGTCTTATTAAGTAGCACATGATAACCTATCCTTGCACTTTCGTGTCCGAAGGAAACTTCTTTTAGTCTCAA
Protein-coding sequences here:
- the LOC126334877 gene encoding allergen Cr-PI-like yields the protein MAARGTVTVLIAACALVGFAWATINPEPHVVADKDFLLRQKKLLEVFWHVGQPTVDPEQKVISETFNLEENVNNFKDPELVKKFVNYYTHGYFKQRGEQFSIYNKLDQIQAKALVDLLYQANDFETFYKTSVWARDHLNEGLFVYALNVAKLHREDLFDVVLPPFYELYPQLYVSPEVIKEAWEAALQGKAFNKENPYVIRVNYSGQPFARNADELVSYYAEDVGLNAYLDFMHYRYPFWAKMNEYNQANYTRRGDHFYYGIKAIVGRYNLERLSNHLPDVEPIDYTKPINGVVPQGPIVQYLSTLEKRLREAIDAGFVFDSNFTRYSLNDPLSIEIVGRIVEGNADSMNKDYYGSFYRSLLSLAAGPDSVTPASSFSNPAFYKVAARVASILDQFKDRLGPYSRDELLLPGVKVESLTVDKLVTYFDDYDFELNNAIPVGSVEEGAKLNVVARTQRLTHKPFNYHIKVTSDKDIDVFVRFFFGPRYDVYGKELTPNEKRHNMLYTDSFVFKLKKGENELVRNSRQFNYYGQLPLGYSKLYQRTAEAITSGSEVYVDDFVKKFGDPEGLILPRGTRSGLPLTTYVIITPFTHKTISRINPYTDNIGAKISFYPFDRPINELEFDVPNSYFGEAVVVHRSGDEINRV